CTGTTGAAGCAGCTCAAAAAGCAAACAAACATGCATTCCTGCAAATTGGTGGAAACTGGTGCCCATGGTGTATCAAATTTCACAATTTTGTTCATGATAATGAAGAGCTCAATTCATTTATGGAAAACAACTTTGAAGTAGTAAAAGTAAATTACGATCAGAACAATCGCCAGGAGGAACTGCTGGCAGAACTTGAATTCCCGCAACGATTCGGGTTTCCTGTTTTTGTTATACTTGATGCATCGGGCAAACGTATTCACACGCAAAACTCGGCCTTTTTAGAAAAGGATAAGAGTTACGACAAAGACAAAATCTTACGTTTTCTGAAAAACTGGTCGCCAACTGCTTTAGATCCGGCTTCGTACAAAAAATAATCAGAAAAACATTGTAATTAGCTGAACACAAATAATCAGCAACACCATTGCCACCGGGTAAACTGTGGCATAAGCTATAGAGTGCGCGTTAGAGTCGGTCATCGAATCGGCAGCTGCCAGCCCGGGTGTACTTGTCATACTTCCGCTGATGGCTCCCAGAAGTGTTAGAATGTTCATTTTAAAGAAATATTTCCCGAGAATTCCTGCCACAGTCATTGGCAGGATGGTAATGGCACCCCCGTAAAGAAACAGCTCAATTCCGTATTGATTAAATGTTTCCACAATTTTTTGCCCGGCACCTGTTCCAACCGCTGCCAAAAACAGCAATAATCCAAACTGACGAACCAGCTGATTGGCGGCACCTGTCATAGTCCATAAAATTGGGCCGGTTTTACCAATGCGGCTTAGTACCAATGCTACAACAAGCACTCCCCCGGTAAGACCTAAACTAAAGGCAAAAGTTCCCATCGCGATACTGATTTTTCCAACCAGTACTCCAAGAATAATTCCGAGAGCTACCGGCAAAATATCAGTGTCGGATAAACGTTTCTGGTCGTTACCAAAGATCTTTGAAACCATATCCATGTTGGCACGGCTACTGGCAATTACCAGCTTATCGCCAAAATTCAGCTTCGAGCCCGGACTTGGAACAATATTAATACCTGCACGGCGAATACGGGTGATGGTTGCGCCATAAGTATGCAGCAAATTAATTTGCCCGATGGTTTTATTCACCACTTCTTTATTGGTAACCAATACCGATCGAACATCGTATTTCGCATCTATTGAAATTTCCTCTTCTGTTTGTGGGCCGATCAATAACTCCACATTTTTTAGTGCTTCTTCAGTTCCTACAGCTTTTATTAGATCGCCCTTCAGCAATAACGTTTTAGGGGTTGGAGTAACTGCAACGCCATCGTGTACCACACGCGAAACTACTGCTTTGGTCATAAACCGGATGCGTAACTCCCCTATTGTTTTCCCAACAACATTTTCGTTTTCAACCACAAAATTGCGCTTAAGAACTTCCGGGAATTCATCTTTCAAAACCGAAAGATGTTCTTCTTCAGCTTTGGCAATTGAAGTGCCCAATATTTTTGGGAGGAAACGAATAAACAGAATTACCCCGATTACACCAAACGGATACCCCACACCATAACCGATGGAAGCCAGTGGCGAGCCGGTATAATCAATTGCCGCAGCTAAACCCGGCGTACTGGTTAACGAACCGGTTAATAATCCAACAGCGATATTAGGATCAATTTTAAAAACGGAGATAATAAGAACGGTTATTACCGAGGCCAGTATGATGAGCAAAGAGGCAAATCCGGCCAGTTGCCGCCCCTCTTTTTTAAACGACTCGAAGAAACCGGGACCTGCCTGAATTCCAATAGTAAAAATAAACAGCACCAAACCGAGGTATTGAAAATCTTTGGGGATGACAACGCCGTAGTGACCAAAAACAAGGGCTACAAAAATTACTGCCGATACATCAAGCGACAGTCCGAAAACCTTGATCCGGCCAACGATAAAGCCCAATGCAATAATAACAAAGAGGGCAAAATAACTATTTCCTAGTAGTTCCATTTGTGCGAAGTTTGGCACAAAGGTAAGCAATAGTTTTTGGGACTAACAAGCATCGAACCCGAGATACAGCCCGATTTAATGTTAACTACAGGAACAAAAAAACCGGATAAAATTATCCGGTTGGTCTATGTTGTGTTCCAATTTATGGCATTAAAAAGCTAAAATCGTCGCCGGCTTTTAACTCGTAGGGTTCCTGCCCTTTTTTAAAAATGCGGCAACTTCTCTCTCCTATAAGTTCCAATTTACCGTCTTCCACTTTAAACATGGTCCCTTCGCGCAACCCGGCTACGTAGCACTTCGGATTAATCTCAAGAAATTCAGCGATTCGCTGCTCCCGGGTTTCGCCTCCATGTCCTTCCGGATTAGCATCGAGGTAGTGCGGATTGATTTGGAACGGCACCATATTTATACAATCAAATCCCAGCGGATCGATGATCGGCATATCGTTGGTGGTGCGCAATGTTGGACAGGCCACGTTCGATCCGGCACTCCAGCCAATATACGGGGCTCCGTTGTATACGCGTTCGCGAATCGGGTTCATTAACTTCTGATCGTGCATCATACGCACCAGTTGCCAGGTGTTTCCGCCACCAACAACAATGGCTTCGGCTTCTTCAATTGCTTTCACCGGATTTTTAAATGTATGAATACCTTTAATGTGGTGCCCCAGTTCGGCAAAACGTTCTTCCACTTTTTCGCAGTAGGTATCAAACGAAAAAGTAACGGCTGCATACGGAATAAAAACCGCAGTTACCGACTTTTCACCCAAGAATTTCTTTATCTCATTTTTCGGGTAATCCAGGTAAGGTTCGCCCGGCATTGTTGAGTTGCTTAGCAGTAATAAGTTCATTTCTTTTGACCAATTAATTTGTTGCCGAAAGAACTGAAATCTTATGGATTTTTCCAATGATTATTAATGACTTTTGTAAATTTTGTATATTTAAAACAAATAATCAATCTTTACTTAAATGGATCTCCAAATTATTCAAACGCGTATTGTTGAAATAAGAGGACAACGGGTAATGCTGGACTTTCATCTGGCTGAACTTTACGAAGTTGAAACAAAGGTTCTAAAGCAAGCTGTTAGGCGAAATCATTCAAGATTTCCAGAAGATTTTATGTTTGAACTCACTCAACATGAATTAGAAAAACTAAGGTCACAAACTGTGACCTTTGACTGGAAACCAACAACTTATGCTCCATTTGTTTTTACAGAACAGGGTGTTGCAATGTTATCGAGCGTACTTAAAAGTAAAAAAGCCATTCAGGTAAATGTTGAAATTATCCGGGCATTTGTGCAACTGCGGAAATTCGCAATCCAAAATTCGGAATTAATTCATCGTCTTGATGAAATGGAGAAAAAATACGATGAACAATTCAAAGAAGTATTTACTGCGCTTCGTTACCTCATAAATCCTCCGGAAAAAGAAAGACGAAAGATTGGTTATAAATCATAAGAAAATGTTAGCATCTTGAGCCTCGATCTTTTTACTCATACAGATCTTCAAGATCACAAGCCGCCAGCTCCACAAAATAATCTGCTATTTGTGTGATTATATCTTCTACAAACTTTTTACCTTTCTCGGCAGTGGCTTTTCTGGGGTTTCCAACACCAGTATCAGCTGAAACTTTATC
This is a stretch of genomic DNA from uncultured Draconibacterium sp.. It encodes these proteins:
- a CDS encoding thioredoxin family protein; its protein translation is MMNHIKIITLSLVMILPMLLSAQEQKIYDPTADATKDIAEAVEAAQKANKHAFLQIGGNWCPWCIKFHNFVHDNEELNSFMENNFEVVKVNYDQNNRQEELLAELEFPQRFGFPVFVILDASGKRIHTQNSAFLEKDKSYDKDKILRFLKNWSPTALDPASYKK
- a CDS encoding TrkA C-terminal domain-containing protein, which codes for MELLGNSYFALFVIIALGFIVGRIKVFGLSLDVSAVIFVALVFGHYGVVIPKDFQYLGLVLFIFTIGIQAGPGFFESFKKEGRQLAGFASLLIILASVITVLIISVFKIDPNIAVGLLTGSLTSTPGLAAAIDYTGSPLASIGYGVGYPFGVIGVILFIRFLPKILGTSIAKAEEEHLSVLKDEFPEVLKRNFVVENENVVGKTIGELRIRFMTKAVVSRVVHDGVAVTPTPKTLLLKGDLIKAVGTEEALKNVELLIGPQTEEEISIDAKYDVRSVLVTNKEVVNKTIGQINLLHTYGATITRIRRAGINIVPSPGSKLNFGDKLVIASSRANMDMVSKIFGNDQKRLSDTDILPVALGIILGVLVGKISIAMGTFAFSLGLTGGVLVVALVLSRIGKTGPILWTMTGAANQLVRQFGLLLFLAAVGTGAGQKIVETFNQYGIELFLYGGAITILPMTVAGILGKYFFKMNILTLLGAISGSMTSTPGLAAADSMTDSNAHSIAYATVYPVAMVLLIICVQLITMFF
- the pepE gene encoding dipeptidase PepE, with protein sequence MNLLLLSNSTMPGEPYLDYPKNEIKKFLGEKSVTAVFIPYAAVTFSFDTYCEKVEERFAELGHHIKGIHTFKNPVKAIEEAEAIVVGGGNTWQLVRMMHDQKLMNPIRERVYNGAPYIGWSAGSNVACPTLRTTNDMPIIDPLGFDCINMVPFQINPHYLDANPEGHGGETREQRIAEFLEINPKCYVAGLREGTMFKVEDGKLELIGERSCRIFKKGQEPYELKAGDDFSFLMP
- a CDS encoding ORF6N domain-containing protein produces the protein MDLQIIQTRIVEIRGQRVMLDFHLAELYEVETKVLKQAVRRNHSRFPEDFMFELTQHELEKLRSQTVTFDWKPTTYAPFVFTEQGVAMLSSVLKSKKAIQVNVEIIRAFVQLRKFAIQNSELIHRLDEMEKKYDEQFKEVFTALRYLINPPEKERRKIGYKS